In Paramormyrops kingsleyae isolate MSU_618 chromosome 18, PKINGS_0.4, whole genome shotgun sequence, the DNA window TCGGATGCTGTTTGACGGCGCAGTCGCCATTCCCAGTGCGTATTTGCCGCCCAACTACGCAGACATGGAGGGAGCGGGAACTCTGCGCAGCTCTTATAATTATGACACGTACCTGACAACGGGCTCGCGCACCAGTGACTTCAAGTTCGTCACATCTTACAATGACACTCTGCCAGTGGACCAGACTATGAGGAAGAGTCCAGGTGAGCCTTGTGAAGAGGATCGAACTGACATATTACAGCCCCCTCAGGTAAATGTTATGTTAATACATAAAAGTTCTAATAATGGTGCAACCAGTGCCAGTCGAAGTTCGTCTTCTGAGTTGGCACTGACTTGGCAAACTTATTTCTCTTTATCTTGGATGGTTCGCGCCCAGGGCTGTACCcaggattttttaaatactgagGTGAACAGTGTTAGCACTACCTATAgttgtgccctgtaatgggccGTAGTTATTGCAGTTGTATTATAAATACTGAGGACTTGACCTTGGTGACCCCAGTGGTAGGTAGGGGCATGTTCGCGCCGGACACTGCGTTCTGCAGTGCCAGCACAGAATTGCCAAGCGAAGGTCGTGGCTCCAGCAGTGCAGCACGGATTGGTGCCCACATGTACCTGCAATTTCATGTCACAGAGATTTAGCCAAGAGCTCTTTAAAAGCCAGTTTGCTCAAATTTTGCTGCAATAAACATGAGCCTCACAGGAGCAGGAAACCACGCTGTTTATAGTGTATTTtctggtttgtttattgttgttttgtttgtcaATGAGATTGAGCTCGGACTGGATTTCGTTTTGAATATTCAAGCTCTTAGACCTGTGTCTTAATAACGCACTAATGCTGGCTGCTGTTTTTAACTCGCTGTCTCTTTGTCACAGATCTGAATATCAATAAATATCACTGAAGACAGTTTAATTTTACGGTATGGTTACATCAGTACCTGAACCCTTAATGAAGTTTAGCTATAGAAGTGCTCTTAATGTCTGGTCTGTAGACTTGTCTGAAATTCATGGTGCAATTTAGTAGTGTAGAAATTGTAGTGCTTTCCAGAATTCCACAAATATACACAAGTACTAATATTTTTACAAATCTGTTTGTGGCTCCATCAGCATGAGTGGCTTGGTTCAAGGTAATAACTATCCCTGTTTTTCAATGAACATCAAAAGTAATTGGAATTATTGGCCGATATTTTACCATGAACGTTATGGATAAACACCTCAACTTGACCTCATAGCCGTGATTATTGTGTCATTTAATAGAATACAGTGTCATTTAATTTTGTGAATTTATTTGAAGACGTCATTGATGGCTTTCATTTCTCCAATCCATGCCTCTTAGCTTTAAAGCGCTATCAGAGTCCAGTTAACTGGCCAGATACAAATGCATGTACTCAGAATTTGTTTTCGCAGTGTTGGTGCTTATTTGCCTCATTTGGATGTCAATTTCCACAAAAGCGTCAATGAAAATGTAACAATAAAAGATTTAGAGCCCACACTTAATCTAATGTTGATGGTTTTTGAAATCAGTGCATTTGAGCCCCTTCTTGACAATATGGACTACAGTAGACCATAAATAAAGTGGAAATTGTGCAGTTTTTTCAGCTATGATTTGCATTTTTCTGATATACTGTTCcaacattaataaatgaaaatCTGTATTTTACGGATGGAgagatttatttttaactcaatatttctcaacccggtcctcagcgACCTCCAGCTGTTCGTATTTCTGCTCTCTCCcggctcccaacacacctgtaccaggtattctgtGTTCTTGATTGGTTACTTGTTTGGCTCAGGTGTGTtaggagctgagagggagcaaaaatgtggactgtctggtggaTTCTTAATTAAATTTCAGTAGCAGGAATGTGACctgaatattatattatattatataccgggcggttcgcagccgagtgcgaagcggcagggatgaggattagcacctccaagtccgagaccatggttctcagccggaaacgggtggtttgccctcttcgggttggggaagacgtactgcctcaagtggaggagtttaagtatctcggggtcttgttctcgagtgagggtaggcgggatcgggagctggatagacggatcggagcggcgtctgcagttctgcaggcgcttaaccggtccgtcgtggctaagaaagaactgagccaaaaagccaagctctcgatctattggtccatctttgtccctaccctcacctatggtcatgagttatgggtaatgaccgaaagaacgagatcgcgaatacaagcggccgaaatgaggtttctccgcagggtgtctgggctctcccttagggatagggtgagaagttcggatatccgggagggcctcagagtagaaccgctgcttcttcacgtcgaaaggagccagttgaggtggtttggacatctggtgcggatgcctcctgggcggctacccggagaggttttccgtgcatgtcctacagggaggaggccccggggcaggcccaggactcgctggagggattatatctctcggctggcctgggaacgcctcggtgtaccccccgaggagctggtggggttagctggggagagggaggtctgggtgcctctactgaagctgctacccccgcgacccgaaccccggacaagcggcagatgatggatggatggatggatatattatATTTGAAATAATCATAATTATCTCCCATCATGCACACCGCAGACATGTGGGTAACAGTCACACAAGGACTGAATACTGGCAACAAAGGCAACTCAGACTGACAGGGTAAAGAAAATTAAACCAGAGTATGCAAATTGAAGAATAGATGGGAACAACGTCACAAACGAGTGAGTTTTGTGCGGGATGTTAAGGGGTAATGACTGTTCAGTGGTCTTAATTCTGCACTTCCCGATCAACACTCACAGTGTCGCTGTTCACCATCGAGGAGATTTACGTCAATTTTCCCCACCCACTATACTAATATTTAAGTAGAAGCTCCTGGTGTTTCTGAGAAACAGTGACAGCCATATTAACAAATTTCACTGTTTTAACGATTTTAAAGAAGATAAGgcgtttttgttttctgttcttAATATCAAATTCTTCATTCATTTGGACTTAAAGAGAGAAAGTGATACTTCACACTGGAAATGGGACACAAAGGATTCACGGTAAATGCCTCTATACATTTGTGGATTTTATTCATATTGACGTTTCATAGCAGCCGTGGAGACATGAGCTATTCTATCCCGGAGGAGATGAGACGTGGTTCTGTCATTGGGAATATAGCCAAGGATCTTGGGCTCGATGTTAAAAGACTATCCGATCGAAAAGCCCGTTTAGATGCCGACAGGACCAGCAGATCCTTTTGTGACATAAATCTGAGCACCGGCGATTTGACTGTAGCAGAGAGAATAGACAGAGAGGAGCTTTGTGGATCGAGAGTCTcgtgcactttaaaatacgagCTGATACTTGAAATTCCGCTAGAACTGCATCATATAGTAATACATATTGAGGACATAAACGACAATTTACCACAATTTACAAATGATCGTACTGAATTTGAGATAATAGAATCGGCTTTAAAAGGCGCTCGTTTTCTCTTGGATGAGGCGCATGACCCAGACATCGGGAAAAACGCAGTTGAAACGTATACTTTGCAGAATAATGATCATTTTGTGTTGATTGTTAATACAAATGCAGATGGAGGAAAATACGCTGAGCTGGTATTAGAAAAAGAGCTGGATCGTGAACAACAGCAAGAGATTACACTATTACTGACCGCCAGTGACGGTGGGACTCCGCAGAGATCGGGTACAGCAGTAATACACGTCACTGTGCTGGATGTTAATGATAATATACCCGTGTTTAGCCAAGCTGTGTATAAAGTCAGTCTGCCTGAAAACTCACCGTTAGATTTTATAGTGGTCACAGTTAGTGCTACGGATAAAGACGAGGGACCGAACGGAGAAGTGACGTATGATTTCGGTCGTGTTTCGGATAAGGTAAAGAGATTATTTACAATTAACAAGAAAACGGGGGAAATTAAAACAATAGGGAGTGTCGACTTTGAAGAAGAATCCCACTATGAGTTGCAAATTCTGGCTAGAGACGGATCAGGTTTGGCAGCAAATACTAAAGTTATAATCGAAATTACCGATGTGAATGACAATGCGCCGGTGATATTTCTTAAGTCACTGAACAACCCCGTTCCCGAAAACTCGTCACCTGGAACAGAAGTGGGTATTATTAATGTGCAAGATAACGACtctgcagaaaataaaaatattcgtTGCGCAATTCAACACAATGTTCCTTTTAAACTATTACCGtcaattaaacattattattcaTTGGTAACAACCAGCGAGCTGGATCGTGAGGTAGTGACAGATTACAGTATAACAATCACTGCCACCGACGAGGGATCTCCACCGTTGTCTTCATCGAAGATAATTCAGTTATCGGTGTCAGACGTTAATGACAACTTACCTGTGTTTGACAAGCAATCCTACAGCGCTCAAGTGACTGAAAATAACAAACCCGGATCCTCTATTTGCTCTGTTACGGCGAGAGACACGGATTGGAGACAGAACGGCACAGTCTTCTATTCCCTGTTACCCAGTGAGGTTAATGGGGTTCCGGTTTCCTCGTTTTTATCCATTAACGGAGACACGGGGGTGATCCATGCTGTGAGATCATTTGATTACGAGCAGTTCAGAAGCTTCAAAGCCCAGGTTGTAGCCAGAGACAATGGTTCGCCTCCGCTCAGCAGCAACGTGACTGTGAGCGTCCACATAACAGACCAGAATGATAACTCCCCGCTGATATTATACCCGGCTCCTGCAGGGAGCTCCATCATGACTGAGATGGTCCCCAGAGCTGCTCCAGCGGGCTCCCTGGTTTCCAAGGTGATCGCCGTGGATGCTGACTCTGGCCAGAACGCATGGCTGTCATATCAGATCGTTAAATCCACCGATCCGGGACTTTTCAGTATCGGACAATATAGCGGAGAGATCAGGGCTCAGCGGGACATTGTTGGTACTGACAGCATGAAGCAGAACCTTGTTATTTTGGTGAAGGACAACGGACATCCGTCTCTTTCTGCGACTTGTACAGTATATTTAGTAATTTCAGATAACTTGTCTGACCTTCCAGAGGTTAAAAATGCATCTTATGAGGAGCCCAGTTCTAAATTGACCACATATTTGATCATCGCCCTTGTCTCCGTGTCCACCTTTTTCCTCACCTTCATCATTCTCGTTGTGGCCGTGAGGTTGTGTCACAGGAGGAAACCTCGGATGCTGTTTGACGGCGCAGTCGCCATTCCCAGTGCGTATTTGCCGCCCAACTACGCAGATATGGAGGGAGCGGGAACTCTGCGCAGCTCTTATAATTATGACACGTACCTGACAACGGGCTCGCGCACCAGTGACTTCAAGTTCGTCACATCTTACAATGACACTCTGCCAGTGGACCAGACTGTGAGGAAGAGTCCAGGTGAACCAGGCGGAGAGAATATAACAGAGCGGATGGGCATAGGACAGTCCAGTCAGGTACAACTTCATTTTATATGAACATTCCTCTTGCAATATAGTTGCGATTTTCATAAACATTTTACGATTGGTGTCATTTTTTACACCATGTTGGCTGTTTTGACCGTATTGGCTGTTTCTGCAATCTAGGTgacatttctttcttttaatCAAGAATTCCGCTCTTTGCTGTTTTGCAAGTGTCTGCGTAATTGAATTAAGTTTCTAAATCCTGTCAGTGCTGGTTCTTTATTCTAGTGAGCTGTTTCATTGTAATGAAGGGGTTAAATGAGGGAAATGTGTTCACTCTATTGACTCAGACCAGTTTATAAGAGTCTTTGCTTGACTGGTTACTCATGTGCACTTCACAACAAGGTAACAATGTTATGttaagataaaaaaagaaaccttAGACGACAATGAAAATTACCTGTAGTCTGTATTGCTTTCTTTCATATTCAGTTCCAGGCTTTACTGCATTATTTTGTCTACCAGAGTTTGTGATTAATGCTTATACCCCGAATGTTCATTCCGAATGTTTACTACGTTAGTAAAGTGGAGCCCGTACTGGGGATTTTGTACTGCGGATGCTGACTTTACAGCCGCGTCGTTATTACCTATAGTTTCATACCACACCGGAAAGCGCGATAGCAGAGTGGTTAAGACTTTCCACTATAGATATCGGCGGCATCGGTTTATCTTGAAAACTCAAAATGCTATTAGACAGATGTAAAAATCACCGGCTGAATGGTGGGTTTTCAAAGTCGCTGTCCGCTGGCCGTAGTGCTGAAATCATTCGATGTCATTGATTTGTACTTTCCCATCACTTTTCAGTCCtaatgtaatttattattaGGTAATGGTGCAGAACTGATACCTTATTAATGTTCATCACCGTAATGTCGACGTTTTCGTTAGATAATTACGAGCCCCTTGCAGTCAGTGAAGACGCTGGTAAATGGACAAAGAGAGTTTTGTAAGGTTAACATCAGCATTTACCTACTGCCCCTCAATGAATCAATCAACAAAAtgcaatatttcattttattattttttttcttaagtatATTAAATTCATTCTTACTTGAACTAAACTATCCAGAAGTAAGTTCATATTTTGGTTAACACTGTTCCCTTCCGGTTTCCGGTCTCCTTCCTGTTCAGTTTAAATGTTCTCACTGTGTCGTTGTGCGGTTTCCTCCTAGTACTTCAAGTTCCTCCCACAACGCAAAAACACGCtataaggtgaattggagttgaCAAAAATGTCTATAGGTGTGAATAATGTGTcagtgccctgcgatgggttggtgctccAACCTGAATTGTTCCCTGCCTCTTGCCtgttgcttccaggataggctttGGACTCCCtctgaccctgcataggaccaGTGGGTATAGTAtagtatggatggatggacttgtTTCAGAGAGTAACCCCGTATATAAATTGGTGAAAATTCAAAAggtacaattaaataaatagaacATTTAAATCACAATTAATTTGAAAACCAAGGAAAACAATCATTTAATACATAGTGGGCAGCTTCATATCACAGTGTGTTTATCtgacaaatctatattattttagATATAACTCCACTATACTCCTGTCTTACAGCACTACACTACTGTCTCACTCCACTATACTCCTGTCTTACCCCACTACACTCCCATCTAACTCCACTACACTGCTGTTAACCAGCTCCATTGCTGTTATCTTTGTCCCGATCTGTCATCCACACGTCAGATAGGCTGCAGACCCAGCGTTACTAGTATCTAAGAATGGTGGCTATCATTCATCCATGTCCCATCCTCGTGTCCTGGTCAGGGTGACCTGAGGATGTACCAGGCAGCTTGGGGCACAAGGCTCCAGAACAGTCCAGAAGGGACATCAGTCCATCACAGCATACGTGATGCAAACTGCATCAAAGACAAAGTAGCGACGGACTTGAACCTCCAACCCTCAGTGTGGGAAATCATTCAGTCATCTTATTTTTAATGAAGAAAAGCCAAAATATCAAAAACAATCAAGTAACTCTAACTGGTTAAACAGTTTTAAGCTTGTCTCTGATGGATCAGAGCATGCATATAGATGGGCAGGATATCTTGGATGAGAAGATTGTGTTCACGCCTTTAAGGGGTATTGTCTGTTTATAGCTTTGTTAGTTCTGCATTTCCCGATAAAAACGCATAGTGTCGCTGTTCACCTGACAGGTTATTTACATCACACTCCCCACCCATTGCATTACTATTTAAGCAGATGGGTCCAGTGTGTATCCCGAAACCAGAGCGACAACTGGAATAACGAAACTAGTAAGACGGTTTTCAGCAATATAACcttttttgcattattttttatcatAATCTATTAACAATTGGATTGTGACAGAGGAACTATGGTGTTCACACTGAAAATGGGATATAGAGGATTCGTAGAAACTGCGCGGATCAGCTGCTGGGTTTTGATTATATTTACGTTACATAGCAGCCGTGGAGATATGAGCTATTTTACACAAGAAGAGATGAGAAGCGGTTCCGTGATTGGAAATATTGCCAAGGATCTTGGGTTTGATGTTAAAAGACTATCCGCCCGAAAACCTCGTTTGGATGCTGAAAGAAACAGACGACGCTACTGTGATATAAATCTAAACACCGGCGATTTGATTGTGGAGGAGAGAATAGACAGAGAGGAGCTTTGTGGACCGAAAATTTCATGTGTTTTAATATACGAGCTGATTCTTGAGAATCCTCTGGAACTGCATCGTATCGAGGTACAAATTCAGGACATAAACGACAATTCACCACGTTTTCCTAATAATCGCATTGAACTGGAAATAAGAGAGTCGACCATCAAAGGTACTCGTTTCCTTTTAGACCAAGCTCTTGATCTTGATATACAACAAAACGCAGTTCAGAGTTatgctttggaaaaaaattatcattttattttggctATCAATACAAATATTGATGGCGGAAAATACGCTGACTTGGTGTTGGAAAAAGAGCTGGATCGTGAACAACAGCAGGATGTTTCGCTATTGTTAACCGCCATTGACGGTGGGACTCCGCAGAGATCAGGTACAGCAGTCATACACGTCACTGTGCTGGATGCTAACGATAATATCCCGGTGTTTGACCAGCCTGTGTATGAAGTCAGCCTGCCTGAAAATTCGCCCCTAGGCACTATAGTGGTCACAGTTAGTGCTACTGATGCAGACGAAGGAGCGAATGGAGAAGTGACGTATGAGATAAATAGCTTATCTGAGAAGGCTCTAAAATTGTTTGCTGTTGATAAAAACACTGGCCAAGTTAAAGTGACAGGGCAAATAGACTTTGAAGACAATTCGTATTATGATTTGCGAATCCAGGCCAAAGATGGATCTGGTTCAGCATCAAATTCGAAAATAATAATTGCCATTACTGATGTGAATGACAATGCCCCAGAAATATTTCTAAAATCTCTTAAAAACCCTGTCTCTGAAAACATACCTCCTAATACAGAAGTGGGTATTATTAATGTGCAAGATAACGACTCTGGCCACAATAAAAATATCCGCTGCTCAATTCAGCAAAATGTTCCATTTAAACTAGTACCGtcaattaaaaattattattcattGGTAACAACCAGTGAGCTGGATCGTGAGGTAGTGACAGATTACAATATAACAATCACTGCCACCGACGAGGGATCTCCACCGTTGTCCTCATCGAAGACAATTCAGTTATCGGTGTCAGACGTTAATGACAACTCACCTGTGTTTGACAAGCAATCCTACAGCGCTCAAGTGACTGAAAATAACAAACCCGGATCGTCTATTTGCTCCGTAACGGCAAGAGACCCGGACTGGAGACAGAACGGCACAGTCTTCTATTCCCTGTTACCTAGTGAGGTTAATGGGGTTCCGGTTTCCTCGTTTTTATCCATCAACGGAGACACGGGGGTGATCCATGCTGTGAG includes these proteins:
- the LOC111836071 gene encoding protocadherin gamma-A12-like isoform X30, producing MGHKGFTVNASIHLWILFILTFHSSRGDMSYSIPEEMRRGSVIGNIAKDLGLDVKRLSDRKARLDADRTSRSFCDINLSTGDLTVAERIDREELCGSRVSCTLKYELILEIPLELHHIVIHIEDINDNLPQFTNDRTEFEIIESALKGARFLLDEAHDPDIGKNAVETYTLQNNDHFVLIVNTNADGGKYAELVLEKELDREQQQEITLLLTASDGGTPQRSGTAVIHVTVLDVNDNIPVFSQAVYKVSLPENSPLDFIVVTVSATDKDEGPNGEVTYDFGRVSDKVKRLFTINKKTGEIKTIGSVDFEEESHYELQILARDGSGLAANTKVIIEITDVNDNAPVIFLKSLNNPVPENSSPGTEVGIINVQDNDSAENKNIRCAIQHNVPFKLLPSIKHYYSLVTTSELDREVVTDYSITITATDEGSPPLSSSKIIQLSVSDVNDNLPVFDKQSYSAQVTENNKPGSSICSVTARDTDWRQNGTVFYSLLPSEVNGVPVSSFLSINGDTGVIHAVRSFDYEQFRSFKAQVVARDNGSPPLSSNVTVSVHITDQNDNSPLILYPAPAGSSIMTEMVPRAAPAGSLVSKVIAVDADSGQNAWLSYQIVKSTDPGLFSIGQYSGEIRAQRDIVGTDSMKQNLVILVKDNGHPSLSATCTVYLVISDNLSDLPEVKNASYEEPSSKLTTYLIIALVSVSTFFLTFIILVVAVRLCHRRKPRMLFDGAVAIPSAYLPPNYADMEGAGTLRSSYNYDTYLTTGSRTSDFKFVTSYNDTLPVDQTVRKSPGEPGGENITERMGIGQSSQNPSNTEWHFAQNQRPGPSGAGPSPDESAVPMSGTATGPWPNPPTEAEQLQALMAAANEANEASGAHIRPGTMGRCGPQFAMQHMPDYRQNVYIPGSTATLLAASPQQALPPPQDQGPPPIQAEPPKPVQTPASKKKSAKKDKK
- the LOC111836071 gene encoding protocadherin gamma-A12-like isoform X8; this encodes MGHKGFTVNASIHLWILFILTFHSSRGDMSYSIPEEMRRGSVIGNIAKDLGLDVKRLSDRKARLDADRTSRSFCDINLSTGDLTVAERIDREELCGSRVSCTLKYELILEIPLELHHIVIHIEDINDNLPQFTNDRTEFEIIESALKGARFLLDEAHDPDIGKNAVETYTLQNNDHFVLIVNTNADGGKYAELVLEKELDREQQQEITLLLTASDGGTPQRSGTAVIHVTVLDVNDNIPVFSQAVYKVSLPENSPLDFIVVTVSATDKDEGPNGEVTYDFGRVSDKVKRLFTINKKTGEIKTIGSVDFEEESHYELQILARDGSGLAANTKVIIEITDVNDNAPVIFLKSLNNPVPENSSPGTEVGIINVQDNDSAENKNIRCAIQHNVPFKLLPSIKHYYSLVTTSELDREVVTDYSITITATDEGSPPLSSSKIIQLSVSDVNDNLPVFDKQSYSAQVTENNKPGSSICSVTARDTDWRQNGTVFYSLLPSEVNGVPVSSFLSINGDTGVIHAVRSFDYEQFRSFKAQVVARDNGSPPLSSNVTVSVHITDQNDNSPLILYPAPAGSSIMTEMVPRAAPAGSLVSKVIAVDADSGQNAWLSYQIVKSTDPGLFSIGQYSGEIRAQRDIVGTDSMKQNLVILVKDNGHPSLSATCTVYLVISDNLSDLPEVKNASYEEPSSKLTTYLIIALVSVSTFFLTFIILVVAVRLCHRRKPRMLFDGAVAIPSAYLPPNYADMEGAGTLRSSYNYDTYLTTGSRTSDFKFVTSYNDTLPVDQTVRKSPGEPGGENITERMGIGQSSQNPSNTEWHFAQNQRPGPSGKNRFYTTQERSAPYGIMRAGPSPDESAVPMSGTATGPWPNPPTEAEQLQALMAAANEANEASGAHIRPGTMGRCGPQFAMQHMPDYRQNVYIPGSTATLLAASPQQALPPPQDQGPPPIQAEPPKPVQTPASKKKSAKKDKK
- the LOC111836071 gene encoding protocadherin gamma-A11-like isoform X4, which codes for MVFTLKMGYRGFVETARISCWVLIIFTLHSSRGDMSYFTQEEMRSGSVIGNIAKDLGFDVKRLSARKPRLDAERNRRRYCDINLNTGDLIVEERIDREELCGPKISCVLIYELILENPLELHRIEVQIQDINDNSPRFPNNRIELEIRESTIKGTRFLLDQALDLDIQQNAVQSYALEKNYHFILAINTNIDGGKYADLVLEKELDREQQQDVSLLLTAIDGGTPQRSGTAVIHVTVLDANDNIPVFDQPVYEVSLPENSPLGTIVVTVSATDADEGANGEVTYEINSLSEKALKLFAVDKNTGQVKVTGQIDFEDNSYYDLRIQAKDGSGSASNSKIIIAITDVNDNAPEIFLKSLKNPVSENIPPNTEVGIINVQDNDSGHNKNIRCSIQQNVPFKLVPSIKNYYSLVTTSELDREVVTDYNITITATDEGSPPLSSSKTIQLSVSDVNDNSPVFDKQSYSAQVTENNKPGSSICSVTARDPDWRQNGTVFYSLLPSEVNGVPVSSFLSINGDTGVIHAVRSFDYEQFRSFKAQVVARDNGSPPLSSNVTVSVHITDQNDNSPLILYPAPAGSSIMTEMVPRAAPAGSLVSKVIAVDADSGQNAWLSYQIVKSTDPGLFSIGQYSGEIRAQRDIVGTDSMKQNLVILVKDNGHPSLSATCTVYLVISDNLSDLPEVKNASYEESSSKLTTYLIVALVSVSTFFLTFIILVVAVRLCHRRKPRMLFDGAVAIPSAYLPPNYADMEGAGTLRSSYNYDTYLTTGSRTSDFKFVTSYNDTLPVDHTVRKSPGDPGGEDITERMERRQCNENPSNTEWHFAQNQRPGPSGKNRFYTTQERSAPYGIMRAGPSPDESAVPMSGTATGPWPNPPTEAEQLQALMAAANEANEASGAHIRPGTMGRCGPQFAMQHMPDYRQNVYIPGSTATLLAASPQQALPPPQDQGPPPIQAEPPKPVQTPASKKKSAKKDKK
- the LOC111836071 gene encoding protocadherin gamma-A11-like isoform X26; this encodes MVFTLKMGYRGFVETARISCWVLIIFTLHSSRGDMSYFTQEEMRSGSVIGNIAKDLGFDVKRLSARKPRLDAERNRRRYCDINLNTGDLIVEERIDREELCGPKISCVLIYELILENPLELHRIEVQIQDINDNSPRFPNNRIELEIRESTIKGTRFLLDQALDLDIQQNAVQSYALEKNYHFILAINTNIDGGKYADLVLEKELDREQQQDVSLLLTAIDGGTPQRSGTAVIHVTVLDANDNIPVFDQPVYEVSLPENSPLGTIVVTVSATDADEGANGEVTYEINSLSEKALKLFAVDKNTGQVKVTGQIDFEDNSYYDLRIQAKDGSGSASNSKIIIAITDVNDNAPEIFLKSLKNPVSENIPPNTEVGIINVQDNDSGHNKNIRCSIQQNVPFKLVPSIKNYYSLVTTSELDREVVTDYNITITATDEGSPPLSSSKTIQLSVSDVNDNSPVFDKQSYSAQVTENNKPGSSICSVTARDPDWRQNGTVFYSLLPSEVNGVPVSSFLSINGDTGVIHAVRSFDYEQFRSFKAQVVARDNGSPPLSSNVTVSVHITDQNDNSPLILYPAPAGSSIMTEMVPRAAPAGSLVSKVIAVDADSGQNAWLSYQIVKSTDPGLFSIGQYSGEIRAQRDIVGTDSMKQNLVILVKDNGHPSLSATCTVYLVISDNLSDLPEVKNASYEESSSKLTTYLIVALVSVSTFFLTFIILVVAVRLCHRRKPRMLFDGAVAIPSAYLPPNYADMEGAGTLRSSYNYDTYLTTGSRTSDFKFVTSYNDTLPVDHTVRKSPGDPGGEDITERMERRQCNENPSNTEWHFAQNQRPGPSGAGPSPDESAVPMSGTATGPWPNPPTEAEQLQALMAAANEANEASGAHIRPGTMGRCGPQFAMQHMPDYRQNVYIPGSTATLLAASPQQALPPPQDQGPPPIQAEPPKPVQTPASKKKSAKKDKK